In Zingiber officinale cultivar Zhangliang chromosome 1A, Zo_v1.1, whole genome shotgun sequence, the DNA window CCCTAATTTACCAACCAAAAGATGATCAATTTTTTTAGACTTTTGATTTAGATGACtatttaaagataaaattcaTCCAAATCAACGGTCTTATGCAAGAGACCATCCTTTATCCATAATTTACAGACAAAAATTCCTACTGTAAAATGCCATTGCATTTGGCAATTGATTTACCTTTAAAAAAAACACTCCGTAGGCTTAAACGTAGAAATGGAAGAGTATTCGGGGGAAAAAACGTAGATGTACAGTGACAAaaaggaaaaatgaaaaaaaaaaaaaaaaaaaacagaattcaTTCAGATGCCACAAGATCTAGTTCCAAATCATTCACACAGGAATAAGCCAGAAGTTAAATTCATGCACAGAGGAATAAGCCAGAAGCTAAAAAAGACTACCCTTTCCTGTCCCACATCAACTATGACCACCTAAACTCCCAGCCATTGGCTTTACGTCAATTTCGTTTGTCAGCAGATACAGGAATTCTCGAACAAATAACACACATGTCAATCCAATTGTTCGAGGatatgaaaactactcatcctgTAGTTCGGTGCCATTCTGAATAAGCCaaccttcctttctatccattGCCGCACCGAAAGGAAGATGATACCATAAAGCATATCCTCCACTTTGAAAAATGGATGCCAATTGTAGGCATCGTGACTTGAAAGCATTAGATATGCAACTGTTATCGATTTGATGCTTACATCTAAATTTTCAGTGTCAATAGAATTTGCATTAAAAAAACCAAATGAAAGGGACTGACGAATTTCCACGAATTCCACTATCAAAGAGATAACATAAAGCAAATTGGAAAGCCTTCTTGCATCCAACCAAGTCGCATAACATTTAGGCACTCAGATAATACTATATTTCTTTCTTCGACCAAACAACAGCAATGATAAAATAGAACATTAGTTGGAGCATACATCATTTGGCCATGGAAAACATTATAGATTATAATTTCaaaatgaaagaagaaatatagttAAAATCCTAATAAATAATACAATATAAAAGCAACTATAAACAATGCTCTCAATTTTGTCTATATAAGAAAACGAATCTTGAGAACTATCCTTAATCTTCATTCAAGTTGAATCCTACTAATCAAAAAAATCTTATTTACTAAGATCTTTCAAAAAATCACCATCATCTGCAGTTCAGTTTGTTGAAGAAAAATTGAAACTTACTCAGTTAGCTTCGACCAAGCTGACAATGCTTGAGCCAATCGCAGAGACCATCAGCTTGATCAAGGATATCATACTGATAATCAGAATTGGTGACCTCGGCTCCATTGGCAGGCAGCAAAAGGGAAGGCCCAGCAAGCCTTGCTGAAGCATTGAGCATTTTCTCAGGTGGTGGTTCCTTCACTAGGGAATGGATCCAAGAAAGATCAGGCTCCTCATTGTTACCTTGTAACCCAAGGGAGGATGACTGCCTCAAAAGGCCAAGTTCTTCATGACTCACCCCCCAGTCAATTGCCCTACGCGGTGATGCCCAATCTGACCATGAGGATTTAGCTGCGGAGTCGACGACCGGGGAGGTTATAGAACCAACACCATGGGGACTCAGGTCATGAAGTGCTGCTTCCTGATGTTTCTTCCTTAGAGCAAGAAAGGGCAAATGAGATAACATTGGAGAAACAGGTTCCATGCTTCTGGGGGACATGCTGCCAGATGAAGGAACGCCGAGTGAGGGTTGGACGAGAGATGAGTGTCCAGGCAGCTGTTGGTTGTCTATGGCTCTGGTTGCGTAGAGGGTATTGATTGGTGATAACGAGCATTGCCGTTGCTGGTGAAATTGGTTGAGGATAACAGTCCTGTTGGAGGGGGAAAAAACATTGCCTTGATCAGAACTATAGTTTGGAGAAGAGGTAATTTCAACAGCAAAAAGATGATCAAGGTTAGACGGAGTTAGGATCTTCGATCTTGGCATTTGGCCTCCCAGCGATGAATGCAAACGAGAATGAGATGGACCCATTAGCATCGGGTGAGAATTAGATTCAGGCATCACAGAGAAATCGTCCAAAGGCATGTCTCTTGCACTGATAGATGATCGCAACCTGCTAGCCTGGAGATTGCTACCAGGAAGATGCAGCAGAGGCAAATTTGGCTGAGCCCATGTCATGGAAGAGTGCTCGATACCATTCACAGAGGGCGATATGGGCGGAGTAAAACAAGGCATTACAGCGCCAGGAGACCCAGGCATGAGGGTCATTGCGGCAGCCATCTCTATTGCAGCAGAGGACGATAAGGGAGAAAGGATGGCAGGACCGGTGGACATGTACAGCGGGCGGAGCTCTTCATTAGTGTGGGCAAAGAAACAGACGCGGCGAACACAAGCAGTTCCGTCCTTGCAAAGCTTCGTGCGGTATTGCGCTGGGTGAAGCCAACACTCAAACACCCCGTGCGCATACTCGCACATATCACCCCTCTTGCAAACACCTTTGCGGAAATCCGTGCAAGGAACGCAGCTGTAGTGATACTTTCTTGGATCGCGCCGCCGAGCATTCTCGCCTGGGTGAACAAAAGGACACTCGGTCCAATCATGAGAGTATGCTCGCGAGCAAGGCCGGACTTTGAACGAGTACATCCGGAACTCGTCAGTAGCATAGATGCTGTTCTTGATATCAGGGAGCGACGGGTCAAAAGGATACTCTTTCTTCTCCGACGTAGCATTTGGTTGAATTTCAGGAACTTTTACCGTCATCATCGGCGAGGAAACCGAGCCAGACGACGGGGATCCAGCAGCATCAGGGGAGGAAGACAGAGGAGGTGAATCTGAGTTAAAAACTGCTGTTATCTCACGAAGACCGCGGTCTTCCACGCTTGTATCATTAGAGCTCTTTCCTAGAAGAGCTTCCAGCGCAGCCCTCCCATCAGGCAGCTTTGGGGAGACGACGATCACATCGGCGGGCATGTCGCCGTTGGAATCGACCAGGTTGGGGTCGGCTCCGGCGGAAAGAAGCAACTTCACTACACGGGCCGCATTAGGAGAGCCACCAGACGCGGAGCAGTGCAAGGCCGTATAGCCGTCTTGCCCAGAAGCCCGGTTGATAACAACGGAGGTAGGCAACGAGAGAAGGAACTCGAGGACGTCGAGGCTGCCATACGTGGCGGCAACCATCAGCGGGGTACGGTGAGCGAACGCCATCCGATTTGACCCTCTCTTGCGGCCGTACCAGAGGCCAACCTCGTCAAAGCAGGAAGGAGCACGGTCGATCGTTCGCTTGAAAGCGGCGACGTCGTTGTTCGCCGCGAGCTCGAGAACGGTCATGAACGGTTCGTCTGTGTCGGCCGCGATTGAAGTCATTCTTACGGCCGCAGGACTACCACTGCCGATATCGatgttcttcttttccttctcttcttgCAAGGTTGAAGACAAACAAGGCCTCATCCGCTCGGGTACGCCGCACATACTCCACAATTCGCCGGAGATTAGGATGCTAGAGGTTTATACGCGAAGATTGATGCCAAAAAAGGTGTCAGTTTTTTGCTTTTTGGAAAGATTTAATGACAGAATAATTATAAAGATATGCATGCCCAAATTTAGAGGGAAGGATCACGAAGTTCACGGATTAAAATCTCGGATACGAGCACAGCTACAAATATCAACTTTTGAACATGATTCATTTCCaagattttctttttcaaatacaatcaaattcaaaatatatatagatatcaAACCGTACTGAGAATTTCTTCGCTGAAACGAACCGTCACTCCAAACcgaagatatttttatttttcaaaaaaaaaaaaaaacttgatcttcatagaaacaagaaaatatattattaaaaaaaattgagatatgattaaaataaaacatgcacagcttaaaaaaagaaaagaaaatatcaCCGTTAGAACAACCGGTGAATATCGCCGCATTCAGCTCCAAGCCATTCCATAGCCTCACCTATCCGACGAGCAGGAAGAGTAGGGCGGAATCGTTCGCTTCGGAAACCCTAAAAAGCAACAGAAGACCTCCTACTCCACGTGTTATCCTCTGTTGAGACGAACACCGACTCGCCGACCCACCCTCTGTCAAGAATCTCGGCGGACCAGCGGGAGAGACAGAGACGGAGGAGAGCCGAGAGGCGTGGAAATTGTCAAAAAACTGAAACGCTCGTGAGGTGAAAAAGCAAAGGAAACCCTGCGGAGGCGCAAGTATTTAACATCACCAACTCTTCCCCTCCTTCCCCGTCGTCTACCTCGGTTGGGATGGAGCCCATGCGCATCACATGTTCCAGCCGAATCACAAACGTTTCCAATACACACACGCGATTGGTTGTTCACCGGCGTTCGTTAAAACATTGTGAAGTAAGCCAATTGAATTGATTCGTATTTTGTTCCGTGTCCTGGCGGACACATAGGAACCAAACATGCGAATCAATCGGGACTGGTGGCGACCGGCTGGAGGCGGTGATCGGGGATGCGTGCGAGCATCGAGAGTTGCGCCTGCGATTGATTGGTTCCCGCCCAGTGCCGTTCCGGACTCGAGGAACAGTGCAATCAAACTCACAGCGCCCTGGCAAATCCGCCCGTACACGCGTCCGAATCCAATTCGTCTTCTGTGAACAGATTGGGAAAATAGGGACCCACACTGTTCTGGAAAGGGACCCATTCCGACGAATCACGCATTCAACGCTTTAGGTAAGCAAGGTCGAGGGGAGAGGCATGGGCCCGGGCCCGCCTCGGCTTAGATAGAAGGTGGGCCGTGCTCCTGTCAAAATCGGTTGTGGTTAAGTGACGCACAAATTCACCGACACATTCAAATCTGAAtacctaataattttttttttttttttgttgaataaGATTCATGATGATTTCAATTTGTTTaaattttgttaaattaattgtgaTGACATCCGGAGTTATTCCGGAACCTCCCGAGTCGCCATAAATCCTATCTAACATCTTGAGTCACTAGAAGTTCTATTCTCAATCTTCTTGAGCACTCCTAACTCAGCCTTGATTGTAAATCAACCAATATATATTCTTAAGCACTTAGTCTTT includes these proteins:
- the LOC122014191 gene encoding zinc finger CCCH domain-containing protein 24-like, which codes for MCGVPERMRPCLSSTLQEEKEKKNIDIGSGSPAAVRMTSIAADTDEPFMTVLELAANNDVAAFKRTIDRAPSCFDEVGLWYGRKRGSNRMAFAHRTPLMVAATYGSLDVLEFLLSLPTSVVINRASGQDGYTALHCSASGGSPNAARVVKLLLSAGADPNLVDSNGDMPADVIVVSPKLPDGRAALEALLGKSSNDTSVEDRGLREITAVFNSDSPPLSSSPDAAGSPSSGSVSSPMMTVKVPEIQPNATSEKKEYPFDPSLPDIKNSIYATDEFRMYSFKVRPCSRAYSHDWTECPFVHPGENARRRDPRKYHYSCVPCTDFRKGVCKRGDMCEYAHGVFECWLHPAQYRTKLCKDGTACVRRVCFFAHTNEELRPLYMSTGPAILSPLSSSAAIEMAAAMTLMPGSPGAVMPCFTPPISPSVNGIEHSSMTWAQPNLPLLHLPGSNLQASRLRSSISARDMPLDDFSVMPESNSHPMLMGPSHSRLHSSLGGQMPRSKILTPSNLDHLFAVEITSSPNYSSDQGNVFSPSNRTVILNQFHQQRQCSLSPINTLYATRAIDNQQLPGHSSLVQPSLGVPSSGSMSPRSMEPVSPMLSHLPFLALRKKHQEAALHDLSPHGVGSITSPVVDSAAKSSWSDWASPRRAIDWGVSHEELGLLRQSSSLGLQGNNEEPDLSWIHSLVKEPPPEKMLNASARLAGPSLLLPANGAEVTNSDYQYDILDQADGLCDWLKHCQLGRS